A genomic segment from Nicotiana sylvestris chromosome 1, ASM39365v2, whole genome shotgun sequence encodes:
- the LOC104212810 gene encoding uncharacterized protein: protein MTSNIAKSLNAVTKYARELLIVEILEYMRTLLERWMKETLLKAKGTFTYLGYKFNKELDDNRTLSHKLRVRASTDYIHTVIDGVRRYIVCLEKKKCSCGQFQLDELPCPHVLAALRQRDESF from the exons ATGACATCAAACATTGCAAAGTCGTTGAATGCTGTAACAAAATATGCAAGAGAGCTGCTGATAGTAGAAATATTAGAGTATATGAGGACCCTTCTTGAACGTTGGATGAAAGAAACATTATTGAAAGCAAAGGGTACATTCACATACCTTGGATACAAATTCAACAAAGAGTTAGATGACAACAGAACATTGTCACACAAGCTTAGA gtgagggcttcaacagaCTACATCCATACAGTAATAGATGGTGTGAGGCGCTATATTGTTTGTCTTGAAAAGAAGAAATGTAGTTGTGGGCAATTCCAGCTTGATGAACTACCTTGTCCACATGTTTTGGCTGCTTTAAGACAAAGGGATGAGTCTTTTTAA